ATCTCTGGCGATGTGGGCTTCAATTGACTCCACGCTCAAACTTGCAGTCGAGGTCATCAAACTCGCTGGCTGCGCCGTTGAGCTACCCCCATCCGGGGACAGAAGGATTGTCCCCAAATGGGAGGTGATGGAGCGACCAACTTTTCTTCATACTTCCGCTTGGTTATGTCATTAAATTATGAGCGCATCCGGCCTCAGTATCAGAGAACTCGAAGCTAAATATCCGCTGTATTGCAAAGACTTAAAAATGCTCATCAAGCTCATCAGGCAGGGGAAAACAAGCTCTCAACTTCAACGAATGTTCTGTTGGCACCGTCTGCAGTTGTTGCACCGCTCACTCCCCAAGCAATACAAATCACCCGAGCTGCTGACGTTGATGATTAAGACCGAATTCTCGACAGTCAATGATGCCTAAGGAGGGATGATGTCAATCGATGCTGATTCTATAAGGACTCAGATTATGAGTCATATCTCTCAAAGGATTGCCCTGCTTGATAAAGCACAACGCTTTGAAGACAGCTATGCAGTGACTCAGGAATACAGAGAGTGGATGCTCGATCCCGGGATCCAATCGAGCTCGAGGCAGGACAGGTCATAGATGTTGCGGTCGTTACCTTCCGTTATCACGCCCTTGAAAATGCGCATCATTGATCCCATAGGTTTGAACCCTGCACCGTTGTGAGGTTTTTGGCGAAGCGGTTTTGCCCCGGGGTATCGATCAGAACGACTCCGCTGTGACCCAAGCGCCATCCCTCGCCGATGGGGATCACCCCTGGGTGGTAGCAATGATCCGAAATTAAGATGCCTAGTGCTGCCCGAGTGAATTCTTCGGGACAACAGTCGAGATGAGTGACCTGCAGGAATGCATGGCACTCGGGATGGAAAGCAACAACATCGGTACCGTTGGTTCCGCGGCGCATGCGTTGAGCGCGATGTTCTGAATCGGAATCCAAAACCGATGGCTGCTGAATTGCTCCTAAGGCCGTTCATTGATCCCATCTGGGGGTATCTAACGGCGAAGCCAAAACTGTTTAGTCATAAGGCAGAGAGTTGAATCGGAAGCATCTCTCAGCTGTACAGACTGGTCTGGAAGTGAAGCCGCTTCCAGACTTTTAATCTTGCTTAGCGCCCTAAGGCTGCAACATGTCCACAAACCCTGGCTTCCGTCACCGATGCTTAGTCTTCGTAATTCAATTTCAGTGCTCCCTCTCAGGCCAAAAACCGCTGAAGGCAGGGGGATGAGTATGAATGGCGCGAACATCTAGCTGTTGTTCTGGTACAGCTTACAAGCCTCGCTCTCAGTCAAGTGTGGATTATTCGTCGATAAGATTTGGTGCACCAAGCCGTCTTGATCATCAGAAGAAAGGTTCCCATCCCTACCTCGCTTCATGCAGGTGTTGAACGTGCAACCGCGAGGTTCATTAGGTCCGACAGTCATGTGATTCTCCATTTTTGCTAAACTGGACTTGGGACTTTTTACGTTGCCGGAATTGCCCAGACAATATTGATTGTTTCGCTGTAAAGCCCTGCAGTAGTTAAGATAGGACATGACAGTATCGATCCTCTCGCTTTTTTTAGTCAGCCATAAGGGACAAGCTCCTTCATTTGAACAGTGTTTGAACACCAACGCTTATGTGATTAAGGGCTTACCGTTGCGAACGATCGAGGTCACTTCGTTGGTGGCAGCATCAACCACCAAGTGTGTGCACATCAATGCCTTCGACTTGGTGCTGGCACAGATGTAGGCCTTGAATTCCGTTTGGAAGTAGAGCTCCTTGACCCAATGTTCGAGAGCTTCTTGCTTATGGACGCAGTACACGGCAGTTGCCTGGACCTTTCTTTGCTGGTAACAACGCCATTGGCGTGCCAGCACAAACAGCGGGATTTCCCGTGTTTGACCCCGGACATCTCCGCATGTCGAATTTGGGCTATATCACCCATTCAGTCCGTTCATGAAGAGGCAAACAACAAAGCAGCCAAACAACAGAAACGAAACGATTAGGCCATTCAAAGAGCTGTTGCTTGATCTTGAGGTTGGAATGCCAAACATCATCGACGTTTAGCTCCTTCTGGATACAAAAGAAAAGCCCCAGAGTGACGGCTCCGGGGCTTCCCCTATTAACCCGAAAGGGCCAGCCTTTTAACCCCCTCGGTACCGAGGACGAAAGCCCTGGTCGGTTCAAGCCCAAGGCCTTCGCTCGATGACCAGCGGAGCTACTAACGACACCACCGGCTTATTCAATCAACTACTTCTTGAAGTGTGCCAATACCCCCGCATGGGGACTATCGGGTTTCTCACAGTCGTGAGAAGTTCGATTGACGCGGAAGGGCCGAGAGACCACAACGCGAGATCTGAATCGGAGGTCTCAACAATGAGCAGAAGAGGAATGCATCCCTTTTTGATGGGGTCGTACAAACCTGAGCGCAAAGTCGAGGACAAGGTCGAGAAAAAGAATGACTCTGGGCCAAGTGGTTTGGAGTCGGCTCAGCACAGACGTTTCCTGAGCGCCGAGGCAGAAGACGAAAAACAAGCCGAAGCCGGACATTGAGATGAGACCGACCAAGCTCACCAACGCGCCAGAAGGGTTTGAGTACTACAGGGTCTGCGACAAGGAAGGCGTCTGCCACGTGGTCAGAGGAATGCGGGAAGTCCAACGACTAATTGAGGTGAGGCCTGGCCTGACTGTCACCAAGATCCCCTGATCGTTATTAAGCCAAGTAATCATCAGTAGCGTGCTCCGTCCGCTAGCTGTCGGAACTCGGACCACACCTCCTGTGCTTCATTCTGAAGAATCTGCTGCATCCGAATCTCCTTTTCAGGCATGGGACGGCGAATGTCGTCGTTAATCGCCCGATCGGAAAAGAGATCGTCGTAGTCGCTCCAGGATGCCGCGTAGAAGACCTGGCGGATGTTGGCCCAATAGGCGATGGAATAACACATCGGACAGCATTCACAGCTCGAATACATCACACATCCGCTGAGATCCCAGTTGTCGATGGTTCGGCAGGCCTGGCGGATGGCATTGACCTCGGCATGGGCACTGGGGTCGTTGTCTTGGATCACGCTGTTGCCTGCGGCGGCGATCACCTGCCCCTCTTTGACGATTACTGCGCCGAAGGGACCGCCCGTTTTGTTCACCACGCCTGCATTGCGCATCAGCTGGATCGCCTGACGCATGAAGGCCTGATCCTGATCAGATGCCATGACGTCCCCTTAAGAGTGCCCCAAGGCTGGCAGCGACTGAAAAGACAGCCTGGGGACCACCTTTTGAGATCTATGAAAATCCGGGTAAGACCTGCCGGAATCCGTTCTTTTCGACCACCTCCAGCTCCGTTTTGAACAGATTGCTGAGTTCTTTTGGCCGCAATAACTCGGCGGGAGAGCCGCTTTTTACGATTGTTCCGCCATCCAGGAATATGACGCGCTGCATCTCCGGAACGATGGTGTCCACCCGGTGGGTGACTTGAACCACAGTGGTTCCCCCTTGGATCAAGCCTTGGAAAATCGCCAGCAGTTGATGACAGGCCCTTAGATCAAGGGCGCGGCTGGGCTCATCCAGCACAAGCACCTCCGGTTGGTGGACCAGGGCTCGAGCGATCAGAAGGCGGCGCCGCTGTCCGTCCGACAGTTCTCCGTAACAGCGTTCACGGATGCCGTTGAGCTGCAATTGATCGAGCAGAGCACGCGCTTGCTCCCATTGCTCAGGGTTTGGCTGCTGATCACGACCGAGCCGCGTTGAACCGAAGAAACTGCTCACCACAACCTCATCAACAGCTGTCTTTGGATGAAGCCGCTGTTCCAGCTCGCTCGACACCACACCCAGGCGGCTGCGCAGCGACCAGAGGTTCACCGTTTCACTGCCGAACAGACGCAGATGGGAGTCGGGTCGAACGATCGGGTAGAGGCTGCGGTCAATCAGTTTCACCAGACTGCTCTTGCCCGCACCATTGGGGCCCAGCACCGTTGTCGATTGCCGCAGCGTCAGTTGCAGATTGAGGTTGTGCAAGACCGGGCGACCGCCCAGCCAGGCCTCGATGTTGCGGAGATCCAGCCAGGTTTCAGTGGTCATGGCCCTCCTGAAGCAGCCGTTCAATCACGATCGATAGGCGTGGCGCGACGGGCCGCAGCTCCTGCTGCCGCTCACTCCAAATGGATTCACTCAGCAGTTCGCTTAGGGAGACCAGCTTCATCTCCTGACCCTCCTTCAACTGCAGCTTGTTCAACGGCACGCTGAGGGGGCCGCGGAACACATGGGCCACCCGGTTGCCGCTGTCATCGCTGAACCAGGGCTCGAGCGCCACGCTGGGTGACCAGTGGATCTCCTCTTGAAGTTCCCGATGCACGGCGTCGATGGCTGTTTCGCCCGGTTCGAGGTGGCCGCCAAATAGCCCCCAGTGACCTGGATAGATGATCGAGTCGATATCGTCACGCAGCTGGAGCAGCCATCGACCCTCCCGCTGCAGCATGGCCAGGGCGACGGCGGGCTTCATGGGGAGTCCTGCTTGAGGCGCGACCACTGAGCCAGTCCCCCACCCCGGCCACGCGCCGTCAGCGTTCCCTGCTGTTCGTTCAGCTCGATCAGCGCAAAGAAGGGCAGACGTTGCGGTGGCGGTGGCGGCAGGCTTCGCCGATGCAGCACCTGACCAGACCAGGACAGCTCCAATGAAGCGAAGCTAAACACCAGCAGTGGCCTTGAACCTTTCAGATTGGCACTGCCACTGAACTGCAACTTAAAACCGGCCAAACAGACCTGATTGATGATCGTTAGGTCTTGATCGCAGCGTTTGAGAATCAGGCTGGCCTGCAGCCAACGCAGCAGTGTTGCGGTGCCAGGAGCCGGCGCATCGCCGCTGCGACTCCAGGTCTGCTGCAACATCCAGCAGCCCGGTAATGCCTCGATCTGAATGTGGCTGCCCCCACGGCGAATCTCGCGCTCCCGGGCTAGGAGGGCTGCGGCAGGCTTACCAGGCATGGCTGAGATCATGGGGCTCTGCAATCTCCCCATTTTTTCGGAGCCGACCCATGGAGCGCGACAAGCGCCGGACACCTCCCATAACGGACCTGCTTCTGCGGGGTCTACGCATCGGCTCCAGCACCATCGCTCTTGTCGAACTGCTCCGCAGCGATTGGATTGGAGGTGGTCTAGCCAGCCTGGCCTGGCTGGTCTTCGTTCAGGTGGAGCGGCGCCGTACCCCCCTCAAGCCTCCGTCCTGAGAATCGAATCAATGCAGTTCGGATGTTGACGGATGTAAGCGTTGAACTCCATGGCCAGCAGGCGCGCCTCAAAGGCGTCGGTGGCGTAAAAGCACGATTCCAGCTTTTCTCCGTTGGAAGTCTTGTGGCGCACTGTGTAAGCAGCCCGTCCCTGAGCAATGCTGGCCATGGATGAATCGAGCAACGGTTTCAAGCTGGCACTCCTGCCATGTGGAATTCCATAACCATTCATTCATGTTTGCGTTTCAACGCTTCGTAAAGCTGTTTGAAGCATTCGCCAGTCGTTCCGATCCCTCTGTCCGCATGGTTTTGCCCATGGTCTCTTCCTCTCTGGCGTTCAGAATCGCTCTGGCGTCTCTGCTGTCCTTGGGGACCGTTCCGGCGCTGGCCGATTGGCAACCTGTGGAGGAACCGGCGGTCTGGCAGTCGCGTCGGAGCCGCTTGCTGCCAGGTAACGGTTGGATCTTCATGGAAGCGCTGGAGACCCCATCTCTCAAAGCGGCTGAATACATTCGCTCTCCCCAAGCCGTGGACGGTGCTGTCGAGGTGGAGGCGGGATTGTTGATCCAGCGTGGAGGACAAGACCGGTGGACCCACCGAGTTCTGCCGATGCGTGCCAACTGCGCCAGCGGTCAGCTTGAGCAACGCGATTCCGACGGTGCGTGGACTGTCTACCCCGGTCGCGACGGAACTGTGGTTAAGGTCCGCTGGATTTGTGCGTTGCGATGAGTCGGCCTGCTTTTCATTATGAAAAATATGAGCGCTTCGGCGAGTCGCTGACTACAGCACGTCCCTGGAACCGTTCCGCTCTGACCGATGTGGAACGCCTTAACGGCCGTGTGGCCATGCTTGGTTTCGTCGCTGCGGTGGTGCTTGAAAAGCTGACCGGATTGGGAATCTCAGGTCAGCTCGGTGCTGCTTTGCATTGGTACCTGCAGTTGGGTTGATCGATGGCGGTTGTTTCTGTTCTTGAGGACTCCCAACGGTTCAAGTTGGATTCCTCGGATGACGCGATCTTCTATAGCGAGCCCCGCTTTGTTCATCATCTGGATGCCGGTTTTCGGGCTCGACTGACGACCCTCTATCGCGAGCGCATTCCCCCCTGCGCTCAGGTGCTGGATCTGATGAGCAGTTGGGTGAGCCATCTCCCGGAGGATGTCAGTTACGACAAGGTCATCGGCCATGGCCTCAATGGAGATGAACTGAAAGCCAATCCCCGTTTGGATCAGCACTGGGTTCAGAACCTGAACCAGGACCAGACCATTCCGGTGGAGGCTGATTCGATCGATGCCACCCTCATCGTTGCCGGTTGGCAGTACCTGCAGCAGCCGGAGCCGATCGCTGCTGAGCTGATGAGGATCACCCGCCCCCGTGGTCAGGTGATCGTCGCGTTTTCCAATCGGATGTTCTTCACTAAGGCTCCACAGGTTTGGACCGATGGTGATGACGGCGATCACCTGCGTTACATCGCTGATGTGCTGATGGCACAGGGCTGGCCCCAGCCGGAAATAATTGCCGAAGACACCCGAGCCGAAGGCGTGATGGGTTTGTTCGGTGGCAAGGGTGATCCCTTTTTCGCTGTCGTGGCTCAGAAGCCTCTCCACTAATCCCTTCACTTTTCTCGGAATTGAGTGATGGACGTTGGCCTGAATTGCGGCAGCTTGAGGCGAGAACCACAATCTCCATGAGCTTCACCCTTCCGGGTCTTCTCCCCTGGCGGTTCAGGATCGTTTTGATCGGTCAGCAGATTGTTCTTGAGGCTTCTGCAGAGGGTCAACAACTGAGCACGTTTCTTGAACCTGGTGGAAGCCGCATCCGGTGTGGGTACGACCTCATCGATGCCCCGCAATGTGCGTTGATCAAGTGATCAGCACGATCTGATCTTGTCCGGCACGTCTCGCCTGTCCCAGCCCGTTGTTATTTTCGGCGGCTTTCTGATTACCGATGAGGCGTATCGCCCCCTCGCCGATTGGATTCATCAAGCCACCGGCGTTCCAGTGCGCATCGTGCCTGCATCCAGGTGGGATTGGCTGGCAACGAGCTGGGGCTTCGGCTGGTGTCGCCTGTTGGACCGTGTCGATGCCTGTGTGTGCGAGCTTCAGAGCCAGTCTCCGACCGAGCGCGTCACCTTGATCGGTCACAGTTCCGGTGGGGTGATGTTGCGGCCGTATTTGGTCGATCAGACCTTTCTGGGACGCTGCTTCAACGGCGCAACCCGGTGCAACCGCCTGATCACCCTGGGCAGTCCCCATCAGGCTATGCGTGCCACACCGCTACGGGCGCAGGTGGATCGTGCGTTCCCCGGTTGCCCTGAAGCTGATCAGGTGGATTACGTGGCTGTTGCGGGTCGGCTTGATCCTCTGGGATCAAATGCATCAACCTTTTCAACCCGCACCTCTGCCCGTAGCTATCGCCAGATCATGGGTGACCCGGATTTGGAGGGCGATGGCCTGGTTCCGGTTCAATCGGCTCTGCTGCGGGATGCCCGTTGGATCGAGCTTTCCGATACGGCCCATGGAGGCTTGTTCGGTCAAAGTTGGTATGGCTCGCCGGATCGAATCGACCATTGGTGGTCGCAGCTGGGTGATTGAGCTCCCCGCGGCCTTTTCGCGGCGTCACGCGATCGGGCATTGTGGCGTGCTTCGGGGATCAAGTTGTGCAGGAATTGAAAGGCTTTGGTGGAAAGGCCAGCACGTCCAAGCGGAAATCAAGCAAGAAGCGCAAGCCAGGAACGTCGAACCATCGACGTGACCAATGCCCAATGGGGCGCGATCCCGGTCTCGAAGCCATTCAGGCTCGACAGTGCCTTGCGTTGCCGTTGACCGGTCGCTTGACCCTTTCACAGGTGAAGCGGGCCCACAAATTGCTGGCCGTTCAACATCACCCAGACAAAGGGGGGGATCCCGCGCTGATGACGCGTTTCAACACAGCCCGCGATGTGTTGCTTGAGCCAGAGATGGAGCTGCTTGCTGCGTGAGGCCGGTCAGTTGCTACTGCTTCGGCCGAGAACCAACCAGGTGATCAGCATGAGACCACTCAGGCTGACAACGGTGTAAATCCAATCGGCGTACGGCGTCCAGAACAGTCCCGCAACGGGGGCTGTCATCTGTCCCAGACCAGCAGAAGCACGACGAATAACGCACCGAAGACGAGGAAGGGGGTGAGCAGAGTCAGCAGAGACTGTGTTTCGATCGTTCAAGCTGCAGCAAGCGGATCATCCGGCCGTCTGTTTTGATCTGTCAAATCTCTGTCATTCAGTGAGATTCAGCCCAGAGCTCGAGGCCAACCAACGTTCAACGCGATGGAGAGGTGGAATGAACAATCGTCAGCGTCAACTTCTGGTTGTTTTCCTGGCTTCGATGGGTTTTGGTTTGTTGGGTGGCCTGGCTTATCGCGTCACGTCGCAAATGATTAGGCCGGGCAAGATTGATCTGAATCGGGCGTCGCCTGATCAACAGATCAGGCCCGCGGTGAAGGGTGCGCCGTTCCCTGCGCAAAACAGCCGCCCCAAAGGATCCGACTGTGTCGTCCCTCCTGGTGGTGGTCCGCCGGTCACGAAGGAATTCCAGCCCTGTTGAATCCATCCTTGCTGCAGGATCTCTGGACAATCTTCAAAAGAAAAAATAAAAAAGTGCCTCCTGGATGCTCGGAATTGTTTCAGTTGTTCTCTCTGATACCGAAATCAATGCGGCTTGCAGAGAATGTTCCCTCTCTTGTTAACCACGTATGAACACCGACCAGCGACTCAGCTACTTGCACCTGATGAACAAAGCCGCTGAATCTGAAGACAGGCAGAGCTACTTCTACTATCTCAAGCTTGCTGAGGAAGCACTGCAGCGCCAGGACCCTGAAGCTCTCTGGAAGCCTGCAAGCTGATTCATCGAATGATGTTGGCCTTGAAAAACCCGAATCCAAGCCCAAATGATGATGATTTATCGCGATGCAGTGTGACCGCAACATCGAAATTGAGCAGATCGGAGTTTTCGATGTCCTCACGCTTCAGGTGATGAGCATTGTCGGCTTCGAATCGATCGATGATTGAATCGCGATTGGTCTCCAGATAATCCACGACCTGTTTCAGCACATGGTCGCGCCAAGCCTCGCTGGCTTTGTTGCTGACTCGCTCAGACATGGGGGGATTGGAACCTGTCTACAGATTGAACCCAAGCCCGACGTTGACGCGAGTGCCGTAGTTGTATGGACGAACAGGAGCAAGCCAGGGCGCTGGAGCAACGACGACTCTCCGGCGTAAGGGTTCATAGACCGGGGCGTAAGTGCGGTAGTAGGGGCGATAGGTCTGTTTAACCGCCTTGGTGTAGCCCTTCCTGTAACCCTTGTTGTAAGCCTTCTGCTTTTTATGGGAGTGGTGATGGTGATTGTCATGGGCCTGCGCTGCGGGGCTCATGCTGATTCCCATGACGACAACGAGGAGCGCTGCGGTGCTGAGACGTCGTTCGAGCGACACGGTCAATCCGTTGACTAAGCCGACCCTATCCAGCCTGAATTGGAAAACCGTTTCAGCATCCCGTTCAAATATGACTGAATGCTCCTCGGGGCTTCCCGATGCTTATTCCGTGTCCGTGCGTTGCTCCAGCACAAAGCGCAAAGCCCACAGTCCGGCATAGGAGCCGGTCAGGAGGAGGAGGATCAGAATCAACACGTCGCATCCTCATTGGAGGATTGTTTTAGCTGAACTGCGTTTGTTCTGTGGATGTAGCAGTTCAATCCACTCCCACCTAGTTCGAATGTCATCGGAGGCAACCTCGGTTCTCCTTTGCTGGGTTGGTTCAAAGCTCCGATTCAGGGCTCAATCTTGTTGTTGTTTAAAGGCTCATTTGTTCATATCTTCCAGTAGCCATACCAGTCGGGATGTGGTGGTGCTTCTTCGATATTTGGGTCAGCTGTCAGTTTCAAATGCCACTGACCATTGCCTTGAATCGGCAGCAGATCATCCAGTGCGCTGTCCATCTGAACACCGTGCAGATCATCCTTGTGAACCTGTTCCAGACCCCTTAGCCAACGCTGGCGAGCCCGCGCTTTTGCGGATGCGGATGAATGCGCCACGATCACTCCGAACGAGTGCTGTTCCGCCATGGACGTGGGGTTATAGGCCCCAAGGTTGATGAACCACAGACGCTGTGCTTGATCAGCAGTGGATGAATCCTGAGCCTGCTCAACAACCTCTACGCAGTGTCCATCGACGTGGTCGATGCAGCGATAGCTGTCGATGTGCAAGCCACGGCGGAGACCGATCCATTCCTGACGCAGGGTCGGCAGCGTGGCCTCGATGGTCTCACCCACCACCCAGCGCACATCGTGTTGCTCGATATGGCACCCCTTGCAACGCCCGCCCAACACCACCAGAAACAGTTTCTTTCCGGTGGTCATTACTTCGCTGTTGACGTTGTTTCTGCATGGGCGACGACGGCGCGGCAGTGGGTGATGAATTCCTCGGCGTTCATCGTGCCCTTGGCCTCTTTGGTCTGGTGGCTGAGGATCTCAAATTGGGCGATGGTTTCGTTGGCAACTGGGCAGACCGTCGGACACCGGCTGCCTTCCAGACGTTCACCGTCCAAGGGCAGTCCGTCGTAGGGATCCCTTCCGTTACAACGGTGAAAGGCTGCATGGATGGCATCAATAGCCTCCTTCACCTGATAGGTCGCTCCTCGTTTCTTGGCGCGCTTGGTGATTGTTACCGCTGTGCGGTTCAGCAGCCGCTTGTAGGTGTCTGCGTCGATGTTGAGCCAGGTGGGTGGCGCAAAAGTCATCGGATGGCTCCTCATGCCAGCCATCAGCCGTTCCTGGTGCTCAGACTTTTTCAAGCCAGTCCATAAACAACCGCTTGATCTCCTCTTCGTTCGT
Above is a genomic segment from Synechococcus sp. UW69 containing:
- a CDS encoding SAM-dependent methyltransferase, with the protein product MAVVSVLEDSQRFKLDSSDDAIFYSEPRFVHHLDAGFRARLTTLYRERIPPCAQVLDLMSSWVSHLPEDVSYDKVIGHGLNGDELKANPRLDQHWVQNLNQDQTIPVEADSIDATLIVAGWQYLQQPEPIAAELMRITRPRGQVIVAFSNRMFFTKAPQVWTDGDDGDHLRYIADVLMAQGWPQPEIIAEDTRAEGVMGLFGGKGDPFFAVVAQKPLH
- a CDS encoding DUF1543 domain-containing protein produces the protein MTTGKKLFLVVLGGRCKGCHIEQHDVRWVVGETIEATLPTLRQEWIGLRRGLHIDSYRCIDHVDGHCVEVVEQAQDSSTADQAQRLWFINLGAYNPTSMAEQHSFGVIVAHSSASAKARARQRWLRGLEQVHKDDLHGVQMDSALDDLLPIQGNGQWHLKLTADPNIEEAPPHPDWYGYWKI
- a CDS encoding NUDIX hydrolase, whose protein sequence is MKPAVALAMLQREGRWLLQLRDDIDSIIYPGHWGLFGGHLEPGETAIDAVHRELQEEIHWSPSVALEPWFSDDSGNRVAHVFRGPLSVPLNKLQLKEGQEMKLVSLSELLSESIWSERQQELRPVAPRLSIVIERLLQEGHDH
- a CDS encoding chlorophyll a/b-binding protein — translated: MSRPAFHYEKYERFGESLTTARPWNRSALTDVERLNGRVAMLGFVAAVVLEKLTGLGISGQLGAALHWYLQLG
- a CDS encoding ABC transporter ATP-binding protein; protein product: MTTETWLDLRNIEAWLGGRPVLHNLNLQLTLRQSTTVLGPNGAGKSSLVKLIDRSLYPIVRPDSHLRLFGSETVNLWSLRSRLGVVSSELEQRLHPKTAVDEVVVSSFFGSTRLGRDQQPNPEQWEQARALLDQLQLNGIRERCYGELSDGQRRRLLIARALVHQPEVLVLDEPSRALDLRACHQLLAIFQGLIQGGTTVVQVTHRVDTIVPEMQRVIFLDGGTIVKSGSPAELLRPKELSNLFKTELEVVEKNGFRQVLPGFS
- a CDS encoding nucleoside deaminase, with the translated sequence MASDQDQAFMRQAIQLMRNAGVVNKTGGPFGAVIVKEGQVIAAAGNSVIQDNDPSAHAEVNAIRQACRTIDNWDLSGCVMYSSCECCPMCYSIAYWANIRQVFYAASWSDYDDLFSDRAINDDIRRPMPEKEIRMQQILQNEAQEVWSEFRQLADGARY
- a CDS encoding triacylglycerol lipase — translated: MSGTSRLSQPVVIFGGFLITDEAYRPLADWIHQATGVPVRIVPASRWDWLATSWGFGWCRLLDRVDACVCELQSQSPTERVTLIGHSSGGVMLRPYLVDQTFLGRCFNGATRCNRLITLGSPHQAMRATPLRAQVDRAFPGCPEADQVDYVAVAGRLDPLGSNASTFSTRTSARSYRQIMGDPDLEGDGLVPVQSALLRDARWIELSDTAHGGLFGQSWYGSPDRIDHWWSQLGD
- a CDS encoding DUF3136 domain-containing protein; amino-acid sequence: MSASGLSIRELEAKYPLYCKDLKMLIKLIRQGKTSSQLQRMFCWHRLQLLHRSLPKQYKSPELLTLMIKTEFSTVNDA